One segment of Scomber scombrus chromosome 3, fScoSco1.1, whole genome shotgun sequence DNA contains the following:
- the rnf207a gene encoding RING finger protein 207, whose product MAGVIFTNLDNLCNVDCSNVHPLVCHLCHEQYQSPCLLDCYHIFCARCLRGRTNDSRLSCPLCGYTSILKGNNALPPEDRLLRFLVDNNADAEETVQCANCDQESNNKDTGVMYYCNTCNQPLCSACRELTHKARMFSHHEIVSLAKRTKAKHRKCSLHEEPYILFSTENKSMLCIRCFRDMQMESRTHCIDIETAYVQGCEMLDQAVLVVKELQTSTREAIVLLRAMIGEVCLNVEEEESAICTLFNSLQEKLAERKKILLKAAQSQHEEKEKALKEQLSHLSALLPTLQVHLVTCSAFLSSANKFEFLDMGYQLMERLKRIVKLPHRLRPVQSSKINTDYRSEFARCLEPLLLIGQRCPPSVTGSTSVGTRLQSPVSMSCRSPSLSEMPLGSVFGRRPTSHRNICTKVLLAEGRETPFTEHCHNYENSYRILQTEVQNLKDQVQELHRDLTKHHSIINTDKMGEILDRSLHIDSQIASQHSTVETMRVMFEEMWDETFQRVTNEQEIYEAQLHDLMQLKQENSYLTTIARQISPYILSIAKVKERLEPRFQEPKEHHDDRTETMLKIYEDSTLTKESQDSDNQTCVTDQERDKNNRPLILESMESSVKTNWPGRQRGPAETSNVNEMPS is encoded by the exons ATACACATCCATACTTAAAGGGAATAATGCCCTCCCACCAGAGGACAGACTGCTGAGGTTTCTGGTGGACAACAATGCAGACGCAGAGGAGACCGTGCAGTGTGCCAACTGTGATCAGGAAAGTAACAACAAG GACACTGGGGTGATGTACTACTGTAACACTTGTAACCAGCCACTGTGCAGCGCCTGCAGGGAGCTGACACACAAGGCCAGAATGTTTTCCCATCATGAGATCGTATCCCTGGCCAAACGCACCAAAGCCAAACACAGGAAGTGCT CTCTCCATGAGGAGCCCTACATCCTGTTCTCAACAGAGAATAAGTCGATGCTTTGCATCAGGTGCTTCAGAGACATGCAAAT GGAGAGTCGGACTCACTGCATTGATATCGAAACAGCTTACGTGCAAGGATGTGAGATGTTGGATCAGGCTGTGTTG GTGGTGAAGGAGCTGCAAACTTCAACTCGAGAGGCAATCGTTCTGCTGAGAGCAATGATAGGAGAAGTGTGTCTGaatgtggaggaagaggagagcgCAATCTGTACCCTGTTCAACAGTTTGCAG GAAAAActagcagagaggaagaagattTTGCTGAAAGCAGCtcaaag tcaacatgaggagaaggagaaagcaCTAAAGGAACAACTTTCACATCTTTCTGCACTCCTCCCAACCCTCCAG GTACACCTCGTCACCTGTTCTGCCTTCCTCAGCTCAGCCAACAAATTTGAGTTTTTGGATATGGGCTAC CAACTCATGGAGAGGCTGAAGAGGATTGTAAAGCTCCCTCATCGACTGAGACCAGTGCAGAGCAGCAAA ATCAACACAGACTACCGCAGTGAGTTTGCTCGCTGTCTAGAACCCTTACTGCTGATAGGACAGCGCTGCCCTCCTTCTGTCACCGGATCCACAAGTGTTGGAACAAG GCTCCAGTCCCCTGTCTCCATGTCTTGCCGCTCTCCATCTCTCAGTGAGATGCCCCTTGGTTCTGTTTTCGGGCGAAGGCCCACATCTCACCGCAACATCTGCACAAAGGTCCTCCTGGCTGAGGGGAGGGAGACACCCTTCACCGAGCACTGCCACAACTATGAAAACTCCTACAGG ATTCTCCAGACAGAGGTTCAGAATCTGAAAGACCAGGTCCAGGAGCTGCACCGAGATCTAACCAAGCACCACTCAATCATCAACACAGATAAAATGGGCGAGATCCTTGACAGATCGCTGCACATTGACAGCCAAATAGCTTCGCAGCACTCCACAGTGGAAACTATGAGAGTCATGTTTGAAGAG ATGTGGGATGAGACTTTTCAGAGGGTCACTAACGAGCAGGAGATCTATGAGG CCCAGCTTCATGATCTGATGCAGCTGAAGCAGGAGAACTCATACCTAACTACTATCGCCAGACAGATCAGCCCCTACATCCTGTCCATCGCTAAGGTCAAAGAGAGACTTGAGCCCAG GTTTCAGGAGCCTAAAGAGCACCATGATGACCGCACAGAAACAATGCTGAAAATCTATGAAGACAGCACATTGACCAAAGAAAGTCAAGACAG CGACAACCAGACGTGTGTCACAGACCAAGAAAGAGACAAGAACAACCGCCCGCTGATTCTCGAGTCAATGGAGAGCTCTGTCAAGACCAATTGGCCAGGCAGGCAGAGGGGCCCCGCAGAGACATCCAACGTCAATGAGATGCCTTCATAA
- the zpr1 gene encoding zinc finger protein ZPR1, whose product MSVISEDNVRGGSVFKDISADDDDWQPTEIESLCMYCYKNGTTRLLLTRIPFFKEIIVSSFSCDNCSWSNTEIQSAGRIQEQGVCYTLRVKTKQDLNREVVKADSATTRIPELDFEIPPFTQKGSLSTIEGLLDRAVAGLEQDQAVRRATNPEVAEKIDAFIQKLRKLKEMDDEFTLVIEDPSGNSFVENPDAPQKDEALTVSTFKRSLQQDMQLGIKTEDDLEEEEEEKPSNDLDAMRNEVLMFDTNCPECNAPASTNMKLVQIPHFKEVIIMATNCDSCGHRTNEVKSGGGTEELGTKITLHITDPSDMTRDVLKSETCAILIPELEFELGMAALGGKFTTLEGLLKDIKDLIVSKNPFICGDSSSTDRVQKLKEFGEKLEKIMAGEMDVHVILDDPAGNSYLQNVYAPDPDPEMTVEKYTRSTEQNEDLGLNDMKTEGYQEDD is encoded by the coding sequence ATGTCAGTCATCTCAGAGGACAATGTGCGAGGCGGAAGTGTTTTCAAGGATATCAGCGCCGACGACGATGATTGGCAACCTACGGAGATAGAGAGTCTGTGTATGTACTGTTACAAGAACGGTACCACACGTCTGCTCCTCACCAGAATACCTTTCTTCAAGGAAATCATCGTCAGCTCCTTCAGCTGTGACAACTGCAGCTGGTCCAACACTGAGATCCAGTCTGCTGGCCGCATCCAGGAGCAAGGTGTTTGTTACACACTCagagtcaaaacaaaacaagacttgAACCGGGAGGTGGTGAAAGCAGACAGTGCGACCACCAGGATCCCTGAGCTGGACTTTGAAATCCCTCCCTTCACCCAGAAAGGCTCTCTTTCTACCATCGAGGGCCTTTTAGACCGAGCTGTTGCAGGGTTGGAGCAAGATCAAGCTGTCAGACGAGCTACTAACCCTGAGGTGGCCGAGAAGATCGATGCATTCATCCAGAAGCTGAGAAAGTTAAAAGAGATGGATGATGAGTTCACGCTGGTGATCGAGGACCCGTCTGGTAACAGTTTTGTGGAGAATCCAGACGCCCCTCAGAAAGATGAAGCTCTCACTGTGTCCACGTTCAAGCGGAGCCTTCAGCAGGACATGCAGCTGGGGATAAAGACTGAAGATGacttggaggaggaggaggaagagaaaccCAGCAACGACCTGGACGCCATGAGGAATGAGGTTTTGATGTTCGACACCAACTGCCCAGAATGCAACGCTCCAGCCTCGACCAACATGAAGCTCGTCCAGATCCCTCACTTCAAGGAGGTCATCATCATGGCAACGAACTGCGACAGCTGCGGACATCGGACCAACGAGGTGAAATCAGGCGGAGGCACAGAGGAGCTGGGCACCAAGATCACCCTGCACATCACCGACCCATCAGACATGACTCGTGACGTGCTCAAGTCGGAGACGTGTGCCATCCTCATCCCCGAGCTGGAGTTTGAGCTGGGAATGGCAGCTCTGGGGGGAAAGTTCACCACTCTGGAGGGGCTGCTGAAAGACATCAAGGACCTGATCGTCTCCAAAAACCCCTTCATCTGCGGCGACAGCAGCAGCACGGACCGGGTGCAGAAGCTCAAAGAGTTTGGGGAGAAGCTAGAAAAGATAATGGCCGGAGAGATGGACGTCCACGTCATCCTGGATGACCCTGCGGGGAACAGCTACCTGCAGAATGTTTACGCACCAGATCCAGATCCTGAGATGACTGTCGAAAAATACACACGATCGACGGAGCAGAATGAAGATCTCGGTCTGAATGACATGAAGACTGAAGGATATCAGGAGGATGACTGA